Genomic DNA from Bemisia tabaci chromosome 2, PGI_BMITA_v3:
aatctgagaattgaataacggtaaaaaaaaattgtttccttgtagataaatgcttagaactttctgtattactacttataaagtagtattgtaaaccaggacactgtttggccacttttagtgagattaagcatgatacatttttaaaaaatgaaaaaaaattaagccgcaaggctgatctgggatagagtcaggcgccaaaaagttcccttaatttttaaggggggcattatttgtaattctcattggccagaaaagaatgtccttctcatgagagtttcagagaatttcatttgaatttatataaccatgtttaagtcgttaaaagtgatgtcataacagttagcggcaaaaatgtaattaagtaatgcttcagttatgctataattgacttaagttagaagtttagtgtgctgggaaccctgatAATTGGTCTTGggcacttaaaagtccacaatagtcaattagttttgacattttcagaaggaaacaaacaccgaagcacagcaaccttgcaatgggtaactgggcaggtgccaccactgccacctgcccagttaccttggggtgggtgcccagttaccccacaaagggaaaattttcaaggtaactgggcatcaaccctttgcagccagtattttcatccaattacgttgtaattactcacgcattacacaaatacatcatacatgaagaagaattgtcaaagttgaataaaatacttgctgggagtgagatatgaggctcttttcgggaccacctccggcgttgttttgaaaaaaaagctgtccaattttcggcacttcaccattcaccataaaatttttttttgaagttatgtttacatgttctagatgatttacgtcataatgaaggtatgccaacagtgaaaacaatttttgcactaatctggtagaaatacagagggtactgcccagttaccccaccgcccagttacccaacctcaccttataTTCGTTacttaagaaaataaatttttttaataaattccgTGTATAACCTTTATAATtaatttatataaaatttatttgtaaaaatgttttatgtaATCGTTATACTTCAAGttataaattttttatataaatacgttctttatatatattttatgtAACCGTTATACTtttattatacattttttatatGATTACGCtctttatataacagttatactTCGTTTATAGACTGTGAAAGTAGCTCTGCTACTAGGGAGTCTTCTTCATCATGAGGGATTAAGAGGAATGGAGGGAGGGCAATGAGAGTTGACGTCTTTAAGAATGAAGGTTTCACGACGAAATGACTTAACATGTTGAAATTTAGGGTCTTCCAGTCCAGCCGATATGAGTTGCATGGGTGAGACAACTTTTACAAATTGGGAAAGAGCCTCAATTAATTTTTCGTTGGTCATGTTAGGCATGACATTTGATAAAACCAGACGGAAAGCAGGATTAATGAGTCGCCTGATGGGAAGGGGGCCGACAGCAGTGTTGATAAATCTTGAATTGCGAGCATTATTAACTAACTTTTCAGATGATAAATAGATGCATATTCGATTATTAGAAATTTTGGAAGCATAAAGAATATCTGACGGAGGAATAACCTTTGAAAGGATGCcacacacctcttatgggaagctgcaccatgaagaattgccttctgacttatgtcattcgattcttctcaagatgctgatcaaaagttataatagcgccaactttctacaatgcaccgttttcgcaaaaaacctattagaagattcaattattcggtgactatgaataaaaaagaacaaagtgAGAACAGGCCCGATGTGATTAAGGAAAAAGCGtagcgcgtgtccgtcttcttatctgtacctgccgcaagggctatctccctcccgcactcgcccggtagacgttcagactttcctgttcttaagCTCCTTAAGAATCTGATATGGATGGTGGTTGAGCTAAACGGCGTgtggaatccgagataagactgccgctcggtgcggaagtccccatgatttccttgttgacacacagccgctcgtcaatcgagcactgaaatgaggaatctttctggctttttatcaccgaataattgaatcatCTCATAGGTTtcttgcgaaaacggtgcatcgtagaaagttggcgcaattataacttttgatcagcatcttgaggagaattgaatgacataagtcagaaggcaattcttcatggtgcagcttcccataagaggtgtgcggggtcctttcatTCAAATAATCAGTTAATGTAAGATTTTGGTTAGCAGGAATTATGATAGCATGTTTCTTCGAAACATAATCACCTGTAATCGTTGTCATTAGTTCTGTGCGCTCTGACACGCAGTAGAGTAGGAAGAAGATGGAGCGGCAGGAGAGGGGGGCATGGTCTTATCAGTAACCACGGACTGCATAGTAGGAGTAAGAGGCAGGGCGATGGATTGGGTGATGTTATCcttagtagggcggataagcataacaatcgtgcatttctggaagaaagcatgaaactttcaggatatcatctttacctatagaaggttcaatttcgcaagtgagcccaaatttctgaggccatgggggccgggtgacaggtggaaatgtccgataaaaaatgtccaataaaCAAAATGTCCTATTTAAAATGTCCATTCTTTTGGGTTTCTTCAATCTGTAGGAAATGGCTCTCAGTTAAACATCAGCCGCTTCATCTTCCTTGTATTGCCCATCGCTAGCCACGATACTTTCCACTCTGGCTTGATTAGTGATATACCGGCGACTAATCGGATGTTTTATTTGAGTGTGACCACCTCGAATCTGCGTAATAAGCTGTTCTACGTCATTTTGTTCAGCTTGGATGTGCTCAATAAATCGCCAAATATTCACGTGGTGCGCTGATATTAGCCTCTGCAACAGACTGTGCCACCCTTCAACAACGTTCGTCGTTCTGTGCATTCTGTTGGTAACTGATTCATATACATTCCAGAATTCTGGTGGGAAAACCGGAGGTCTTGCCGCTCTCCTTCCCCGTGCCCGGTAACCTCGAATGTATGTGTGCTCTATGTAGGAGGCCAGGCCCAGTATGTCTTCGTCTTCGATGTCCGCGACGATATCGTCAAACACATCTGTTAAGTCTTCCAGAGGGAGGAACGGTAATCCGAAAAACTGCTGCATTTGCCGCCTTCTATCCGGGTTCTCTCGATCCATATATGCTCCACGTAGACCCCCGCTGACAATATTTCTCCATATGCTTTGGCTGAAATGAAACAAGCATCCCCGTAATATTGCATCCGGAAATGCAGCTCGGAAAGCATTAATAGCAGCTTGTTCAAAGTCCGTCAAAACGTACTCCGGAGCGATGGCAATAGCCATTTCTCCCGCAATGTTTAATAGCTGCTGCAACATGGCTGTATATGACTCCTGCGTCTTCCTTTCCATAATGACGTAAACTAAGGGAAAGACGTGTCCCTGAAATGATCCGCTGTCTCTCTGACCTGTTGCCACATATAAAGACGAGgcaaaaaatacttgttttacgCCCGCTTAAGTTTCGGACATTTTAGGTTTTGGACATTTTGGGTTTTGGACGTTTtaaattttggccatttcagCCTCTGGACATTTTGTCGTGGACATTATGACAATTGGACATTTTAAGCAGGACATTTTGTCTCTTGGACATTTTCCGTTGGACATTTCCACTGAGCaccgggggccgggggggggggggcagggggccctgatttcgctatgttttgccgaatttatACCTGGGGCATCATAGGGGCGGCCATAGGGGAGATTGGGAGGAGGGAGTCAGCTGTTTGCTAATTTTTAAAGAGGATGATTCGTCTCAGGAGCAGTCCATTTTCGAAGAGCGTTTCTGTTTTCTGCCTCGTTTCCTTGTGAAGAGGGGGAAGAGGAGAGAAGACAAGACTGGAAGCGTAACCTATGATTTTTCCGCCGTGACGGTATCCATGGAAACACAGCACAATTTCACTCGCGATTATAGTTTTGTGATCacttagaaattatttttaaggaggGCAATGacaatttcacaaaaaacaaAGAGGGATAAAGGTCCAGTACGGGGTCATAGAAGGATTCAAAAGGGACCTTTGGAAAGGGTACGAAAAACTGCACAAACCGATCTAAGATTCATTCAAACTTTCGCGCCAGATCAActtgaaaaaacgaaaattcgcCGGAGCACAATCGCGCGCGTGCGGTCGGACCGATCTCGATCTCTCACTCTCTtgatgtatgtatatatgtacagggtgtaccaaaagtccgtcccacccctgctaacttttgaacgaattgagctagggtaatgaaactttttgaatgtTCCTACCTCAAAGGGGACcgtctttgggggggggggggtcaaaattttggtcctccCTCAGGGGGTGCGCGGGGGgcctccaactttttttttcaaatagcaacccctatcttgtgatacctcattcgaaagagcataaaaaactaagaattttggcacaAACTGCAGatcgatatcataatttttgaccgtgttatgataggtcaaaggtcaaatttaatctattttcaaaaaatcataactccggttcaaattatcgtaaagaaaaaacaaaaacgggaaaatttagcaaattgtgtctgcttttaagtaaaaattacagaaatcacttcgatttaattttaagggggtttaaaatttaattttaaacccccaaatacgtcaattcaaaggtcattcaattttcccgcgaaataagccaattttccctagatttgcctccacattatctcagtaaggtcaaaatcagttcgaaattacgttggcaagtccccaaatttcgggaataaattacgtttttttttaacttttcccaaaatttggggacttgccaacgtacctttgaattgacgtatttgggggtccaagcccctccccccctaaaattaaatcgaagtgatttctgcaacttttacttaaaagcggacacaatttggtaaattttcccgttttatttttttctttgcgataatttgaaccggagttatgattttttgaaaatagatcaaatttgacctttgacctatcataactggGTCAacaattaagatattgatctgcggtttgtgccaaaattcttagttttctatgctctttcgaatgaagtatcacaagataggggttcccatttgaaaaaaaaggtgagggccccccgcgccccccctgggggggccaacattttgacccccccccctcccaaagacggtcccctttgagataggaacattccaaaagtttcattaccctagctcaattcgttcaaaagttagcaggggtgggacggacgtTTGGTACACCTtgtatgtacgtatgtatgtatgttggggtgtatgtatgtatgtattgcCGCCTTtataagatttttcgatttttgagtggttctATCTTTaccttgaaaaatattttgaaaaattttttttttgcatttcgtAGAGATtcattagaactactattctgccaaaaaaaaaattgaaatttgaggcaatagattttgagtggtggggctcgaaagtggtgggaggtcaaatcttgtccactcgataactcgagcgaatatgaatattttgagctgaaatttttatgggtgGTAGTTCTCTCCTAGGATTGGTTTGGTATATAATTTTAGCTAAATCGGCCaatccgtttaaaaatggcgagctttgaatgttttaggcggggggtgcgcggcatgaggggagccggccggaacagggccgcacagtgggtcagggggaggaagtttttggacaagctgatcgtcgcacagtgcgTCAGGAGGAAAAGGTTTTTGAACAAAGTGTTCTTCGTACAGTGGTaagggggaagaagtttttggacaaaattttcgtcgcacagtgggtcaggggaagaagtttttgaacaAGCTTTTCGTTGCTCAGTGGTTCAGGGGATGGAAGATTATGGACAAACtgtgcgtcgcacagtgggtcaggtgtAGAAAGTTTTGGACAAACTGTGcatcgcacagtgggtcaggtgaaGCAAGTTTTTGGACGAACTGTTCGTCGCTTAGCGGCCCAAGGAAAGGAAATATCTGgtaaaaaattatccattacACAATGGCTTACAGACGTACGATTTTATGAATACTCCAATCccacttcgggaaatacactttcctcccgcggtggatgcgcgggacacttaaaaagaagaaaaatccagaTACGCCGAAAACCCTGAAaaacgtgggggggggggggttcggggggttaatcccccctccccccccccgaaaaaaaaaagaagagaaaaccggcggggagcgaagcggagcgctggtttttttttatttatttaatagaAAAAGAAGAGTGTATGTTTCATGTTGGCCTTTTACGTGTCACTAATC
This window encodes:
- the LOC140223947 gene encoding uncharacterized protein, translated to MERKTQESYTAMLQQLLNIAGEMAIAIAPEYVLTDFEQAAINAFRAAFPDAILRGCLFHFSQSIWRNIVSGGLRGAYMDRENPDRRRQMQQFFGLPFLPLEDLTDVFDDIVADIEDEDILGLASYIEHTYIRGYRARGRRAARPPVFPPEFWNVYESVTNRMHRTTNVVEGWHSLLQRLISAHHVNIWRFIEHIQAEQNDVEQLITQIRGGHTQIKHPISRRYITNQARVESIVASDGQYKEDEAADV